Proteins co-encoded in one Papaver somniferum cultivar HN1 chromosome 5, ASM357369v1, whole genome shotgun sequence genomic window:
- the LOC113277183 gene encoding RING-H2 finger protein ATL70-like has protein sequence MNSSNSNYDGHPLDYTINGYRFFIGIAAGVIMLIVTIVVSSLYCTRVPNPPRQNNDTADHDDHNHPAGDIEIGLDEAILESYPKFQYSEAKIQTKHTTADSSCCSICLADYNNTDITRLLLDCRHFFHQMCIDPWLLKHPTCPVCRASPLPTPQMTPMSNVMPPARNIN, from the coding sequence ATGAATAGTTCAAACTCTAACTATGATGGACATCCTCTCGATTATACCATCAACGGATACAGATTTTTCATTGGGATAGCAGCTGGTGTGATCATGCTAATTGTTACCATTGTGGTTTCTTCATTATACTGCACTCGTGTCCCAAACCCACCTCGACAAAACAACGACACAGCTGACCATGATGACCATAATCACCCTGCTGGTGATATTGAAATAGGTCTAGATGAAGCGATCCTCGAGAGCTACCCGAAATTCCAATATTCAGAAGCAAAAATCCAAACCAAGCACACAACTGCCGACAGTTCGTGTTGTTCAATTTGCTTGGCTGATTATAACAACACTGACATAACTCGGTTACTTCTTGATTGTCGACATTTTTTCCATCAGATGTGTATCGATCCGTGGTTGTTGAAGCATCCTACTTGTCCTGTATGTCGAGCATCACCACTTCCTACACCCCAGATGACTCCTATGTCAAATGTGATGCCACCTGCAAGAAATATAAACTGA